One Labeo rohita strain BAU-BD-2019 chromosome 12, IGBB_LRoh.1.0, whole genome shotgun sequence genomic region harbors:
- the klhl11 gene encoding kelch-like protein 11 — MLECVCLSVLHHLNILRTLRTDRADTEMAAAAPNPEDASRNSGGPSTASALAGDGESEEAEEFASATHCSELSRRQNEQRKLGLFCDVTLAFSSAPGAANSFEFSAHRSVLAAATDYFTPLLGGQFSESVTRRVEMKEWSSEAGLDQETVESVIQFMYTGEIRVSTANVHEVLELADRFLLVQLKDFCGEFLKRKLSLGNCVAVHSLAHMYTLDQLALRAADMIRRNFHKVIQDDEFYTLPFHLVRDWLSDAEITVDSEEVLFDAVVKWVQKNSEERVKYFEELFRLLRLPQIKPTYLTRVVKNEPLVAQNAACLQLVSEAVEGHAIRFENLKSADTEFWASYMATFQPRFGQNMDVIMVVGGVSEGGDYLSECVGYFVYEDRWVNLPHIHNHLDGHAIAATDTHVYVAGSMEPGFAKTVERYNPNRNTWEQVSNLTTRKHSFGLTCIKNILYSIGGHGNFSPGFKDVSVYEPDQDKWHNLESAPKILRDVKAISVEDRYVYVTARTPIDTDSDDGLKTVTTRYDTDSRQWQEVDSLPLIDNYCLFQMAVASTNFYHTASCCPKSYTNVRDDVARQKISARISDDILESLPPEVTSIEGAAICYLGDDVFVIGGWKNSDDVDKQYRKEAYRYCAERKRWMLLPPMPQPRCRATACHVRIPYRFLYGCQRYPMPQNLARQRDRMQQMQQLHRRTLTLRRQLQSQIEC; from the exons ATGTTGGAGTGTGTATGTTTGAGTGTGCTCCACCACCTCAACATACTACGCACTTTACGAACCGACCGCGCGGACACCGAGATGGCCGCAGCCGCCCCGAATCCAGAGGACGCCAGCCGAAACAGCGGCGGGCCGAGCACTGCAAGCGCTCTTGCGGGAGACGGAGAGTCTGAGGAGGCCGAGGAGTTTGCCTCCGCGACCCACTGTTCGGAGCTCTCCCGGCGGCAGAACGAGCAGCGGAAGCTCGGGCTCTTCTGTGACGTGACGCTGGCGTTCAGCAGCGCCCCGGGAGCCGCCAACAGCTTCGAATTCAGCGCCCACCGCTCAGTCTTGGCTGCGGCAACAGATTATTTCACACCGCTGCTCGGAGGTCAGTTTTCGGAGTCGGTGACGCGGCGGGTGGAGATGAAGGAGTGGAGCAGCGAGGCAGGCCTCGACCAGGAGACGGTGGAAAGCGTCATCCAGTTTATGTACACGGGCGAAATACGAGTGAGCACTGCTAACGTGCATGAGGTTCTGGAGCTAGCGGACCG GTTCTTGCTCGTGCAGTTGAAGGATTTTTGTGGAGAATTTCTCAAGAGGAAGCTCAGCCTGGGAAACTGTGTGGCAGTCCATAGCCTTGCACACATGTACACTTTGGATCAGCTGGCCTTACGGGCTGCTGACATGATTCGTCGCAACTTCCACAAAGTCATCCAGGATGATGAATTTTACACGCTTCCGTTCCACCTGGTCAGAGACTGGCTGTCAGATGCAGAGATTACAGTTGACTCAGAGGAGGTTTTGTTTGATGCAGTGGTCAAATGGGTTCAGAAGAACTCAGAAGAACGGGTAAAGTACTTTGAGGAGCTTTTTCGTCTTCTCAGGCTGCCGCAGATAAAGCCAACGTACCTTACAAGAGTTGTGAAGAATGAGCCTTTGGTCGCACAAAACGCAGCCTGCCTACAGCTCGTGTCAGAGGCTGTGGAGGGTCATGCGATCCGCTTTGAGAACCTCAAATCTGCAGATACAGAGTTCTGGGCCTCATACATGGCTACATTCCAACCAAGATTTGGCCAGAACATGGACGTCATCATGGTGGTTGGCGGGGTCTCTGAAGGAGGTGACTACCTGAGTGAGTGCGTAGGTTACTTCGTATACGAAGACCGTTGGGTCAATTTGCCACACATCCATAACCATCTGGATGGTCACGCTATTGCAGCCACTGATACGCATGTATACGTAGCTGGATCCATGGAACCAGGATTTGCCAAGACAGTGGAGCGCTACAATCCAAATCGCAACACCTGGGAACAAGTGAGCAACCTCACCACACGCAAGCATTCCTTTGGCCTCACTTGTATCAAAAATATTCTGTATAGTATTGGTGGTCATGGCAACTTCAGCCCTGGCTTTAAGGATGTGAGTGTTTACGAACCTGACCAAGACAAGTGGCACAACCTAGAATCTGCCCCTAAGATTTTGAGAGATGTCAAGGCCATTAGTGTCGAAGATCGATACGTTTATGTCACAGCACGAACGCCCATAGATACTGACAGCGATGATGGGTTGAAGACGGTGACTACTCGCTACGACACCGACAGTCGGCAATGGCAAGAAGTTGACTCTTTACCGCTTATCGACAACTACTGCTTGTTCCAAATGGCTGTAGCGTCGACTAACTTCTACCACACGGCTTCTTGCTGTCCTAAGAGTTACACCAACGTGCGTGACGATGTAGCTCGACAGAAGATCAGCGCTAGGATATCTGATGATATTCTTGAAAGCCTTCCCCCAGAGGTTACTAGTATTGAGGGTGCTGCTATCTGCTATCTTGGCGATGATGTGTTTGTGATCGGTGGCTGGAAGAACAGTGATGATGTGGATAAGCAGTATCGCAAGGAAGCATACCGTTATTGTGCCGAACGCAAGCGCTGGATGCTTCTGCCGCCCATGCCTCAGCCACGCTGCCGTGCCACAGCATGTCACGTTCGCATTCCCTACCGCTTTCTATATGGTTGTCAGCGTTACCCAATGCCACAGAATTTGGCACGCCAGAGGGACCGTATGCAGCAAATGCAACAGTTACATCGTCGCACGTTAACTCTACGCAGGCAGTTACAATCACAGATTGAATGCTGA